In Mycolicibacterium gadium, the genomic window TATTCCCTGATAGCCCTTGCGCTCTCCGTTGATGTCGTGATCGTTGGACACCACCGGACAGCGCGCCAACTCGAACACGTGCTTGCTGTCGGCGGCGACCCAATGTCCGTCGTAGACATCGGTCCAGGCCATCGGGCATCTGGACTGCATCTCCTCGGTGATCTTCTCGAACTGCAGCCGATACTCCGGAGTGTGCCGGTCGAAGTGATACCGGTTCTTCTTCCGCTCGTTGTCGGCGGCGCGGATGTCGTCGACACTCAAGACCTGTCTCCCTGCACTTTTGGTGGCTGAATTGCCACTGTCACTCTTCGATCGAGATGGCCTGCTCGGGGCACGACTGCACGGCTTCTCGTACCGCGTCCTCCTGGTCGGGCGGCACCACCTCGTGCACCGGCGAGGCGGTGCCGTCAATATCGCTGAGCTCGAAGGAATCTGGCGCGATCATCGAGCACAGCGTGTGGCCCTGGCAGCGCCCCGAGTCGACGAAAACCTTCACGATGTCCCCTTGTCAGATGTGGTAGTCGTACCACTTCAGGTATCCGCCGGCGTCGACGCGTTGCTGGGTGCCGGTGACGTATCGGGCCTCGTCCGATGCCAGGAACAGGACCATGTTGCTGATGTCCTCGGGTTCGATCCAGGGCACCTTCATCGCCTGCTGCACGTAGAACACGGGTTCGGCGTCCGCCTTCGTGGGGTGCTCGAGGTCGGGGCGGAACGACTTGTACATCGGCTCGCTTTGCAACATCGGAGTGTTGCAGTTGGTCGGGTGAATGACGTTAGCCCGGATGCCTCGTGGCGCGAGTTCCGCTGCGAGGTTGTGGACATACTGCGACAGCAGCCGCTTCGAGTGGAGATACGCGGCGCCACCCGGGTCGGCGCCCGGGTTGTCGTTCTTACCGACGTCCATCAACGCCGCGGTGGATCCGGTCGCGATGATCGAAGCACCTTCGCGGAGGTGCGGAATCGCCACGTGAATGGCGTTCAGGGTGCCGATCAGATTGGTGTTCATCACGTCTACCCAGGCAGCCATGTCACCCGAGCCCTTCATGCCGGCGATTCCGGCCGACGTGACGACGATGTCGAGCCCGCCGAGCTCCGAAACACCCGCTTCCAGCGCGTGCTTCAGCTGCGCGGCGTCACTCACATCGACCTGCGCGGTGACGACGCGCTGTCCCGTCTTCTCGACGAACTGCGCCGTCTCCTCCAGGTCCTCCGGTGTGGCCATCGGGTAGCCAACAGTCGCGAAATCTTCACATCGGTCGACGGCGATGATGTCGGCGCCCTCTTCGGCCAACCGGATGGCGTGACTGCGCCCCTGTCCGCGGCCCGCGCCGGTGACGAATGCGACCTTGCCCTGTACTCGTCCCACTGAAACGTCCTTTCAATCTGGCTGGTTTGATTACGTGTTCCGGCCGCCGTTGACGCCCAGGATCTGACCGGTGATGTAGCCCGCCTCTTCGGAGATCAGGAACGCGCAGGCGGCCGCGATGTCCTCGGGCCTGCCGATGCGCCGCACCGGCGTCGACTCGATGGTCTGCTGGACCGTCAGGTAGCCGCGCTCTTCAGACTTCCGCAGCATCGGCGTGTCGATGAAGCCGGGGGGCACCGCGTTCACCGTGATTCCGCTGGGACCGTACTCCAGGGCCAGCGACTTGGTGAGTCCGTTGACCGCCGACTTGGCCGCGACATACGGGGACATGAACGGCTGGCCGGAATGCGTGCTCGACGACGAGATGTTGACGATGCGCCCCCAGCCGGCCTCGATCATGTCGGGCAACACCGCCTGGATGCAGTGAAAGACCCCGTTGAGGTTCACGTCGACGACCCGCTGCCACTCCTCGAACGAGATGTCGGTGAATCGCTTGAACTTCTCCAGCCCCGCGGCGTTCACCAGAACCGTCACCGGACCGAGCTGGGCGCGCACAGCGTCGAGGGCGGCGTCGACCTGAGCGCGGTCGGTGACGTCGGCGACGTACGAGTTGTCAGCGTCCGACGGATTGAGGTCCAGGATCGCCACGTTCATGCCGTCGGCACGCAACCGGTGCGCCACTGCGTGCCCGATGCCGGAGCCGCCTCCGGTCACGACAGCGTTCTTCAACTCCACACCTGCCGGTCAAGCATTAAGAATCGTCCTTCCGATTATGAGAACCGTACTCTCGTGCGCAACAATCCCGCAAGACACGGTAGAGGTCAGATTCGCACTGGTGAGACGTTTCGTCGACGATTGTCGCACCGTTAGGTGCAGGCAGTGACAGTTCTAGGCTTTTCCTTGAGTTCTCTTGCTACGAATGTATGATTCGCCGGTGATGAGAATGAAGTTTCCATCACATCGGGCTGTGTGCTGAGGAGGATGATGCAGGAAACGACCATCTCGGGTAATGGCTCAGCCACCGACACCGCCATACGCGGCGCCGATCGGCGGCTGCTGATAGACGGCCAGTTACTCGATACGTCTCGGACGTTTCCCACCCTCAACCCGGCCACCGGCGAGATGCTCGGCCATGCACCGGACGCCACCGTTGGCGACGCCCAAGCGGCGGTGGGCGCCGCGCGCCGCGCCTTCGACGAGACCGACTGGTCGACCAACACCGAATTGCGGATTCGCTGCCTCGAACAGCTGCACCAGGCGCTGGTCGACCACCGCGACGAACTCGCCGCGCTGACCATCGCCGAGGTCGGCGCGACCGAAGCGTTGTGCCAGGGCGCTCAACTGGACCAGCCGATCGCGATCGTCCGCTATTACGCAGACCTGTTGAAGACCTACCCGATGACCGAAGACCTCGGAAACATCGAAAGCCGGGGCATGCAGCACCACCGTTGGGTGGAGAAGGAGGCCGGCGGCGTCGTCGCGGCGATCATCGCGTACAACTATCCGACCCAGCTGGCACTGGCCAAGCTCGCGCCCGCACTCGCCGCGGGCTGCACGGTGATCCTGAAGTCCGCGCCCGACACCCCGCTCATCACCCTGGCGCTGGGGGAGCTGATCGCCAACCACACTGACATCCCCGCCGGCGTCGTCAACGTCCTCAGTGGCGCCGATCCCGAGGTCGGTGCCGCGCTGACCACCAGCCCCGATGTCGACATGGTCACCTTCACCGGTTCCACACCGACCGGCCGGCGGATCATGTCGGCGGCCAGCGACACCCTCAAGAGGGTGTTCCTGGAACTCGGCGGCAAGTCGGCGGCGATTGTGCTCGACGATGCCGACTTCAACACCGCGGCGCTGTTCTCGGCCTTCAGCATGGTCACTCACGCCGGTCAGGGTTGCGCGCTGACGTCGAGGCTGTTGGTGCCGAGGAGTCGTCACGACGAGATCGTCGAGATGATCAAGAACAATTTCGCGCTGGTGCGCTATGGCAACCCAGCCGACCCCGGTACTTACATGGGTCCGCTGATCAGCGACAAACAGCGCGACAAGGTCGACGGTATGGTGCAGCGCGCCGTTGAGGCGGGCGCCACCTTGGTCACCGGAGGCGAGAAGGTCGACCCGGGTTTCTTCTACACCCCGACGCTGCTGACCGACGTGGACCCCGACAGCGAGATCGCTCAGGAAGAGGTGTTCGGCCCGGTCCTCGTGGTCATCGCCTACGACAACGACGACGACGCGGTGCGAATCGCCAACAATTCGATCTACGGGTTGTCCGGCGCCGTGTTTGGCGGCCAGGACCGTGCGCTCGCGCTGGCCCGCCGCATTCGGACGGGCACGTTCTCGATCAACGGGGGTAACTACTTCAGCCCCGACAGTCCGTTCGGCGGCTACAAACAGTCGGGCATCGGACGCGAGATGGGCACCGCGGGGCTCGAGGAGTTCCTCGAGTCGAAGACGTTCGCGACGGTGGTGAGCGGCTGATGTGGGGGTACCGCCCGCTTGCGGGGGACGCTTGCGCGAATAGGAGAGGCCAATGAGCGGACCACTCGACGGGATCCGCGTCCTCGAGGTCGCAATGTACGGCTTCGTGCCGTCGGCAGGCGCCGTGCTACGCGAATGGGGCGCCGACGTCATCAAAGTCGAGCACGCCGTGACCGGCGATCCGCAGCGCGGCTTGCGCCAGACCGGGCTGCTGCGGGTCGAGGGCGATCCCAACCCCAACATCGAACACGCCAACCGCGGCAAGCGCAGCATCGGTCTCGACATGTCGGTGCCCGATGGCAAAGAGGTGCTGCTGGAACTGGCCCAGCGCGCTGACGTGTTCCTCACGAGCTTTTTGCCGGGACATCGAAAGAAGTTCGGCATCGATGTCGAGGACATTCGCGCCGTCAACCCCAAGATCATCTACGCCAGGGGTAGTGCGCTGGGGCCGCGCGGCGAGGAGTCGGTCAAGGGCGGCTACGACATGACCGCGTTCTGGTGCCGGGCGGGTACTGCGGCCACCATCACCCCACCGGGGACACCGGGCATGGTCGGACCGCCGGGCCCCGCCTACGGCGACACCATCTCGGGCACCAACCTCGCGGGCGGCATCGCCGCGGCGCTGCTCAAGCGGGAGCGGACCGGTGAGACATCGGTGGTGGACGTGTCACTTTTGGGTAGCGGCCTCTGGTCGCTCGGACACACCGTGGCGTTGACCAAGCACCTCGGTCAGCGGATGGAAGCCTTCCCCCCTGGGACGCAGGGTTCGCCCTTCAACCCGCTGGTCGGTCTGTATCCGACCGCAGACGAGCGCTACATCTCCTTCGTGATGATGCAGCCCACCAAATTCTGGGCCGACGTCTGCAAGCACATGGATCTCGACGAACTCGCCGATGATCCGCGCTTCGCGACCGCCGAGTCCATCGCGGAGAACACCGCGGCGGCCAACGAGATCCTCAGCGAGGCGATGCAGAAGCGGACTCTTCCTGAGTGGAGTGAAAGGTTCGCAACGCTACTAGGGCCGTGGGCCCCAGTGCAGGACACCCTGCAGGCGGTCGAGGACGCGCAGATCCGCGCCAACGAGTACCTGGTGACCGCAGGTGAACTCGAATTGGTCGCGAATCCGGTGCAGTTCGATATGAGTCCACCCCAAACCGGCCCCGCTCCGGGGTTTGCGGAGCAAACTGACGAAGTCTTGCTGGAACTCGGATTGGATTGGGATCGGATCATCGAGCTGAAGACGGCCGGGGCCGTCACCTAGACATCGAGAGAGGCCAGGAATACAGCCCAAATGCCGTACGTCACTTCGATCGACACCCAGGTGCCGCGCAGCAGGGGGTCATCCCCCGAAATTAGCGGTTCCTGCGCGGGCATCGGCGCGATCGGCTATGAAGGTGTCGGATTCACCGAGGGGCTGCGGGGGGCTATAACTCATCGAATCCGACGGGACGACTGTCGTCGGGAGGATCTGTGCGGGACACAGATCAACTTGGTGCACAATGTCTTTCGGTCGGCGGGGGTATCAGCAGTGACCATCGTGGGAGGAGCCACCTATCGCGCGGGGTAGCGGGCCAGATCGGTGGTCGCCTGGGTTGCCTCAGCTGAGCAGCTTTGCAGGCCCGATGCAGGCTGTCGGCGGTCTTTTTGCCATGTCGGCTGATGCGGTGCGATTCGTGTTCCGCAGGCCGTTTCAGTGGCGTGAGTTTCTAGACCAATGCTGGTTCATCGCACGGGTCGCTTTGGTGCCGACGTTGCTCGTGGCGATCCCGTTCACGGTGCTGGTCAGCTTCACGCTCAACATTCTTCTGCGTGAGCTGGGTGCGGCTGATCTGTCGGGCGCAGGTGCGGCATTCGGTGCGGTGACGCAGATCGGTCCGCTTGTGACAGTGCTCATCGTGGCGGGGGCGGGTTCGACGGCGATCTGTGCGGACCTGGGGTCGCGAACCATCCGCGAGGAGATCGAGGCGATGGAGGTACTGGGTATCAACCCAGTGCAGCGGTTGGTGACACCGCGGATGCTGGCCGCGGGTCTGGTCGCGTTGCTGCTCAACAGCTTTGTGGTGGTCATCGGAATCCTGGGTGGCTATTCGTTCTCGGTGTTCATCCAGGACGTGAACCCGGGGGCGTTCGCGGCCGGTATCACGCTTCTGACCGGGGTGCCCGAGGTCATCATCTCGTGTGTGAAGGCCCTCCTGTTCGGTTTGATCGCTGGACTGGTCGCCTGTTACCGGGGGTTGAGCATCACTGGTGGTGGTGCCAAAGCGGTAGGCAACGCCGTCAACGAGACCGTGGTCTATGCGTTCATGGCGCTGTTCGTGATCAACGTGCTCGTCACAGCCATCGGCATCCGGATGACGACGGGGTAGCGGATGGGCACATCAACGGTTCTCAAGTCCAGGTTTCCGCGGGCCTCGACCGCGGCCCGCCGCCCGGTGGAGTGGTTGGGCGGCATTGGCGACCACATGATCTTTTATGCGAAGTCGCTGGGCGGGACTCCACATGCCTTCGTGCACTACCGCAAGGAGGTCATCCGGTTGATTGCCGAGATCTCCATGGGCGCAGGGACGTTGGCGATGATCGGCGGTACCGTCGTGATCGTCGGATTCTTGACGTTGGCCGCCGGTGGGACCCTGGCGGTACAGGGCTATTCCTCGCTGGGCAACATCGGGATCGAGGCGCTGACCGGATTCCTGTCGGCCTTCATAAACGTGCGTATCGCCGCGCCGGTGGTGGCGGGAATCGGGCTGGCGGCCACTTTCGGTGCCGGGGTGACCGCTCAGTTGGGTGCGATGCGGATCAACGAGGAGATCGACGCGCTGGAAGCGATGGCGATCCGGCCGGTCGAGTATCTGGTGAGCACGCGCATCATCGCGGGCATGATCGCGATCACGCCGCTGTACTCGATCGCGGTCATCTTGAGCTTCGTGGCCTCCCAGTTCACGACGGTGGTGTTGTTCGGTCAGTCCGGCGGGCTTTATGACCACTACTTCGACACGTTCCTCAACCCGATCGACCTTCTGTGGTCATTCCTGCAGGCGATCTTGATGGCGATCACGATCCTGTTGATCCATACCTACTTCGGCTACTTCGCCACCGGCGGGCCCTCCGGTGTCGGCGTCGCAGTGGGCAACGCGGTTCGCACCAGTCTGATCGTCGTCGTCTCGGTGACGCTGCTGGTGTCGCTGTCCATCTACGGTTCCAACGGCAACTTCAACCTCTCCGGATAAGCGACTTGCAGCCATGAATTCGATCACCGCGCGCGCATTGGCCGGCCTGGCCGGACTCGTCGCGATCGTCGTCGTATTCGCCTTGGCGATCGGGCTCTTCCGAGGCTCGTTCACTGAGACCGTTCCGGTAACGGTGATCTCGGATCGTGCGGGTCTCGTCATGAACCCCGACGCGAAGGTGAAGATGCGCGGCGTGGAGGTTGGCAGGGTCGCCTCTATCGCGACGAGGCCAGACGGGCAGGCCGTCCTGAAGCTGGACATGAATCCGTCTCAGCTGCATCTGATTCCCTCGAACGTCGGTGTGGACATCACGTCGACGACGGTGTTCGGCGCCAAGTTCGTCGATCTCCTCCCTCCATCGAACCCTGAAACGCAGAGACTGCACGGGGGACAGGTGATCGAGGGTCGGCACGTCACCACTGAGATCAATACTGTCTTTCAGCGCCTCGTCACCGTCCTGGACAAGATCGACCCCGCGAAACTCAACGAGACCCTCGGCGCGGTCGCGACGGCGTTCGACGGCCGCGGCGAGAAGATCGGCCGCAGTCTTGAAGACTTCAACGCATTCCTGGCCAAGATCAATCAGAGCCTGCCGAATCTATCGCGCGACATCGAAGCGTCGGTCCCGGCGTTCACCGCCTACGGCGACGCCGCGCCCGACCTGATCGGAACCTTCGACAATTCGATCAAGCTCAGCAATTCCATCGTCGAGGAACAGCAGGCTCTCGACGAATTTCTCATCAGCTCAATCGGTTTGGCCGATATCGGCAACGATGTGATCGGCGGCAACCGACAGGCCCTGACGGACCTTCTGCACGTTCTCGTGCCGACCACATCACTGCTCGGCGAGTACCACGAGATGCTGGCCTGCGGAATCGGCGCCCTCGTCCCCTTCGTGAATGCCGGGAACTTTCAGTATTCGCACATCCTGTTCAATGCCGGTCTCACGCTGGGGACCGAGCGCTATCGCTGGCCCGAGGACCTACCCAAGGTCGCGGCTTCCACTGGAGGCCGGTCCTTCTGCAAGGAGTTGGGTCTTCCCGACGTCCCGCCTGAGTTCCGGGTGCCGTTCCTCGTCTCAGATTCCGGCTCGAATCCGTTCAAGTATGGGAACCAGGGGATCTTGCTCAACTCCGATGGACTCAAGCAGTGGCTGTTCGGTCCCATCCCGGGACCGCCCCGCAACAGTGCGATGATCGGAATGCCGGGGTGACGCGCATGCGGGGCACATTCATCAAGTTCGGGATCTTCGCGATCGTCATGGTGCTGCTGACCGCGTTCCTGTTTGCCACCTTCGCCGAAGTGCGGACCGGTTCGACCAACGACTACTCCGCAGTATTCGATGACGCGTCCCGACTGGAAACCGGGGACACCGTCCGGGTAGCGGGCATCCGGGTGGGCACGGTGCAGGAGGTGTCCTTGGATGCCGATCGCAATGTGCGGGTGAAATTCGACGCCGGTCGCGACATCAAGCTGACAGACGGCACCAAGGCGCAGATCAAGTATCTGAATTTGGTGGGTGACCGCTACCTCGAACTCGTCGACGCACCCGGATCGACAAGGATCATGCCCGCGGGCGCAACGATTCCCATCGACCGCACGGCGCCCGCGCTGGACCTCGACCTGCTACTCGGTGGTCTGAAGCCGGTCATCCAAGGCCTCAACCCGCAGGACGTCAATGCGCTCTCGGCGTCACTACTGCAGATACTGCAGGGCCAGGGCGGCACCATCGAATCGCTGTTCTCCAGGGCGTCGTCGTTCTCGAATGCGCTGGCAGACAACAACGCTGTGATCGAGCAACTCATCGACGAACTAAGGACGACGCTGAAAACGCTGTCCGACGACGGGGACCAATTCACCGAGGCCATCGACAAGCTCGAACAGCTCGTGCGCGGCCTCTCCGAGGATCGTGACCCGATTGGTGACGCCATCACGGCACTCGACAACGGCACCGCGTCACTGTCCGACCTCCTAGGTCGAGCGCGACCCCCACTGGACGGCACCGTCGACCAAGTGAAGCGGCTCGCCGAATATCTGGACGCCGACAAAGCCACCTTCGACGCGACGCTGCAGCGGCTGCCTGACATCTATCGCAAGCTGGCCCGAGTCGGCTCCTACGGCGCGTTCTTCCCCTACTACATCTGCGGAATCACTTTCCGGGCAAGCGATCTTGAGGGCCGTACTGTGCAGTTCCCCTGGATCAGGCAAGAAACGGGGAGGTGTCGGGACGAATGAACAAGTACCGCGGATCCGCTCTCATCAGGGCCGGCTTCATCGGCGTGGTGCTGATCATCCTGGTGATCGTCATCGGGCTGCAGCCCGAACGCCTGTACTCGTGGGCCACCGCCCTCCGTTATCAAGCGGTATTCACCGAGGCCGGCGGTCTGGCCGCAGGTAACGACGTGACGGTCTCAGGAATCAAGGTCGGCTCGGTGTCGTCGATCGAACTCGAGAATGGCGAGGCACTGGTTGGTTTCACGATCGACGGCAAGTATGCGCTCGGCTCGGACACCACCGCGCACATCCGCACCGGCACGCTGCTCGGCGAGCGCGTGCTTGCGTTGGAGTCCGACGGCAGCGGCACATTGTCACCGAACCAGACCATCCCGGTCACCAGGACGTCGTCGCCGTATTCGTTGACCGACGCGGTCAGCGAGCTGACTTCCAACACTGCGGGAACTGAAACCGACTCTCTGAACCAGTCATTGGACACGTTGGCCCAGACGCTCGACCAGGTGGCTCCGGAATTGGGGCCGACATTCGACGGCCTGTCGCGGGTGTCGAAATCGCTCAACGGCCGCAATGACAGCCTGGCCGAGCTGCTGAAAACCGCAGGCGATGTCACGGGAATCCTGTCGGAGCGCAGTCAGCAGGTCAACGCGTTGATCCTCAACGCCAACGACCTGCTCGGTGTGCTCAACGATCGGCGTCAGGCGATCGTCGACCTACTGGCTAACACGTCGGCCCTGTCGCGCAATCTCACCGGTCTCGTCGCCGAGAACGAACAGGAACTCGCGCCGGCGCTGGAGAAGATGAACGCGGTCAACCAGATGCTGGAGAAGAACCGCGACAACATCACCAAGGCCCTCGCGGGGTTGCGCAAGTACGAGGTGACCCAGGGCGAGATCGTCGCCAACGGCGCCTACTACAACGCGCTTGTACCCAACATCCAACCGGCGCAGCTGCTGCAGCCGTTCCTGGACTACGCGTTCGGCTTCAGGAACGGCGAAAACATCGGGCAACCGCCGGACACCGCCGGTCCGCGCGCGCAACTTCCGTTCCCCGTCAACGGGCTTCCACAACCAGGAGATCTCCCCGATGATGGCAACCCGTAAGCGCCTCGCGACATGGGTCGCCGCGCTGCTCGCCGTGGTGCTGGTGGCCGGAGCCGCGTTCCTGGTGCGCCAGGTCTTCTTTGGACCCAAGACCATCACCGCGTATTTCCCCACGGCGACCGCCATTTATCCGGGTGACGAGGTGCGGGTATCCGGTGTCGAGGTCGGCAGAATCGAGAGCATCCAACCCGAGGGCACGCAGACCAAGCTGATCCTGGAGGTCGACCGCGACGTGCCGGTGCCTGCGGGCGCCAAAGCGGTGATCGTCGCGCAGAATCTGATCGCCGCACGGTATGTGCAGCTCACGCCGGCATATCGCGAGGGTGACGGGCCCACGATGGCCGACGGTGCGGTGATTCCCAGTGACCGGACCGCGGTCCCAGTCGAGTGGGATGAGGTCAAAACCCAATTGATGCGGCTGGCAACCGAACTGGGTCCCAAGCCCGGCTCGCAGGGCGCGGTAACCGACACTTCCATCGGCAGGTTCATCGACAGCGCCGCCAATGCGATGGACGGCAACGGCGAGAAGCTTAGATCGACGCTTGCCGAATTATCAGGTGTCGCAAGGATCTTCGCCGAAGGCAGCGGCAACATCGTAGACATCATCAAGAACCTGCAGGTCTTCGTCAGCGCGTTGCGCGACAGCAAGCGGCAGATCGTCCTGTTCCAGAACCGCCTGGCCAGCCTGACCAGCGTGGTGGACAACAGCAGGTCGGATCTGGACGCTGCGCTGTCGGATCTGTCTGTCGCGATCGGGGAGGTGCAGCGGTTCGTCGCGGGCAGTCGCGAACAGACCGCTGAGCAGATCAGAAGCCTGGCGGCTGTCACACAAAACCTGGTCGACAGTCGGCTGCCCTTGGAGAATGTCCTGCATGTGGCGCCCAATGCCATCGCAAACTATCTGAACATCTACTACCCGCCGACCGGCGGCGTGAGTGGGGCCTTCTCTTTCGTCAACTTTTCGAACCCGGTGTACTTCATCTGCGGCATGATTGGCGGCGTCGCCAACACCACGGCACCCGAGACGGCGAAACTCTGCGAGCAGTACCTCGGTCCGGCGCTGAGACTGCTGAACTTCAACAACCTGCCACTGCCGATCAATCCGTACCTGCGACCGAGCGCCAAACCGGAAAACCTCATTTACACAGACCCCAAGCTTGCGCCGGGCGGTACCGGGCCGGGTGATCCACCCGAGCCTCGACCAGCGGTCTCGGCATACACGGGTGCCGGAGATGTGGCACCGCCGCCCGGATACGGAGGAGTCGGACTACCCGCCATGCCGCCGGGCCTATACGGGCACGACGAAGTGCCCGCGATACCGTCGCCCGCGCTGTATCCAGGCGCGCCGATTCCAGGGCCGCCCAACATCCAGACCGGCCCGGGGACGCCGTCGGTTCAGAACATGCTGCTCCCACCAAGCGCGGCTGTCCCGCCGCCACCGGGTCCGTTGCTGCCTGCGGAAGGGACGCCGCCATCATGATCCGTCGCCGTGTGAAGGCAATGCTTGCCTCGGGGTGCTGCCTGGCCGCAGCGATGACAGGCTGTGCCTACCAGGGGATCAACTCGCTGCCGCTGCCCGGTGCAGTCGGCCGTGGTCCTGACTCGGTGCAGTACACGGTGCAGGTCCCGAATGTGGCCACGCTCGAGTCGAATTCGCCGGTGATGGTCAACGACGTCATCGTCGGCAGCGTAGGGAAGATGACCGTCGACGCATGGCACGCGAACGTCGAGGTGTCGGTCAAGCCCGACGTTGTCATAGCGGAGAACGCGGTCGCCTCCGTCGGGCAGACGAGCCTCCTGGGTTCAATGCATCTCGCACTGAATCCACCGCTGGGCGAACCGCCGAGCGGTCGCCTGCAACCCGGTTCCACCCTTCCGCTGAACCAGTCATCGACCTATCCGACCACCGAGCAGACACTGTCGTCTCTGTCGACCATCGTCAACGCGGGCGGGCTTGGGCAGATCGGCGATGTCATCCACAACTTCAGCGCTGCGCTATCGGGGCGGGAGCCACAGATCCGTGAACTGCTCACCCAGCTCAACGATTTCGTGGGAACGCTGGATGCCCAGCGCGACAACATCATCGAGTCCGTCAAGCAACTCAACCGCGTGGCCGGCAAATTCGCGAGTCAACGCGACGTGATCGATCGGGCACTCAGAGAGATTCCGCCCGCGATAGACGTGCTGGTGAAGGAGCGACCGAACCTCACCACGGCGCTGCAAAAACTGGGGACCTTCAGCGACACTGCCACCCAGTTGGTCAACGATGCCGGCGACGATCTGGTGAAAAATTTGCAAGGCCTCGAACCGGCACTCAAATCGCTCGCCGACATCGGCCCCGATCTCAGTCAGGCGTTGATCTTCGCGACGGCGTTTCCGTACGGCCCGGCATTCGCCGACAAGATCGCCAAGGGTGACTACATCAATCTCATGGCCACGTTCGACCTGACTTACCCGCGTTTCAAGCGCGGAATCCTGCTCGGCACCCGATGGGGCGATCAGAACGCCAAGCTCATTCCCGCGCCGGGCGATCCGTATTTCCTGAACTACGCCTACGACCCGATCATGGTGGGCGTCGCGCCGCCGCCAAGCGACCTGCCGCCCGCGCCCGATGCGGCTTCGGGAGCGCAGATCAACAACATGTTCGGGCCGGTGCTACCGATGGTTCCGCCGCCTGCGGCCAGGCCGCAATTCGGACCTGCCCCAAAGCTCGACGGCTCGCAGATCTTCGCCGGTCCCTTCGGCGCGGAAGCGCCTTCCGGATCGGCTCCTGCTGAATTGCCGGCACCGCCGGCGGGAGCTGAATTGCCAGGGCCGCCGGTGGGAGCTGAATTGCCGGCGCCGCCGACGGGTGGAGGTGGCTGATGCTGACCCGCTTCGTCCGCAACCAGCTGATCATCTTCACGATCGCGTCGATCGTCGGTGTGACGGTGATGCTGTTTGCCTATATGCAGTTGCCGACACTGCTCAACGTGGGCCGGCTGACCGTCACGCTGGAACTCCCTGCCGCAGGCGGTCTCTACCGCTTCGCCAACGTGACGTACCGCGGTGTGCAGATCGGCAAGGTGAAATCGGTAGAGCTCACCGAGAACGGTGCGGAAGCGGTGCTGTCGCTCAATACGTCGCCGAAGGTCCCCGCGGATCTCGAGGCATACGTACTCAGCGTGTCGGCAGTCGGCGAGCAGTACGTGGACCTGCGGCCACGCATCGATTCCGGTCCATACCTCCAGGACGGCTCACGAATCCCGGTGTCCGACAGCACGATCCCGCAGCAGGTCGGCCCGATGCTGGATCAGGTCAGCGAGCTGGTTGACAGCATCCCCGGCGACAGGATCTCCGATCTGCTCG contains:
- a CDS encoding ferredoxin codes for the protein MKVFVDSGRCQGHTLCSMIAPDSFELSDIDGTASPVHEVVPPDQEDAVREAVQSCPEQAISIEE
- a CDS encoding mycofactocin-coupled SDR family oxidoreductase; the protein is MGRVQGKVAFVTGAGRGQGRSHAIRLAEEGADIIAVDRCEDFATVGYPMATPEDLEETAQFVEKTGQRVVTAQVDVSDAAQLKHALEAGVSELGGLDIVVTSAGIAGMKGSGDMAAWVDVMNTNLIGTLNAIHVAIPHLREGASIIATGSTAALMDVGKNDNPGADPGGAAYLHSKRLLSQYVHNLAAELAPRGIRANVIHPTNCNTPMLQSEPMYKSFRPDLEHPTKADAEPVFYVQQAMKVPWIEPEDISNMVLFLASDEARYVTGTQQRVDAGGYLKWYDYHI
- a CDS encoding aldehyde dehydrogenase family protein encodes the protein MQETTISGNGSATDTAIRGADRRLLIDGQLLDTSRTFPTLNPATGEMLGHAPDATVGDAQAAVGAARRAFDETDWSTNTELRIRCLEQLHQALVDHRDELAALTIAEVGATEALCQGAQLDQPIAIVRYYADLLKTYPMTEDLGNIESRGMQHHRWVEKEAGGVVAAIIAYNYPTQLALAKLAPALAAGCTVILKSAPDTPLITLALGELIANHTDIPAGVVNVLSGADPEVGAALTTSPDVDMVTFTGSTPTGRRIMSAASDTLKRVFLELGGKSAAIVLDDADFNTAALFSAFSMVTHAGQGCALTSRLLVPRSRHDEIVEMIKNNFALVRYGNPADPGTYMGPLISDKQRDKVDGMVQRAVEAGATLVTGGEKVDPGFFYTPTLLTDVDPDSEIAQEEVFGPVLVVIAYDNDDDAVRIANNSIYGLSGAVFGGQDRALALARRIRTGTFSINGGNYFSPDSPFGGYKQSGIGREMGTAGLEEFLESKTFATVVSG
- a CDS encoding CaiB/BaiF CoA transferase family protein encodes the protein MSGPLDGIRVLEVAMYGFVPSAGAVLREWGADVIKVEHAVTGDPQRGLRQTGLLRVEGDPNPNIEHANRGKRSIGLDMSVPDGKEVLLELAQRADVFLTSFLPGHRKKFGIDVEDIRAVNPKIIYARGSALGPRGEESVKGGYDMTAFWCRAGTAATITPPGTPGMVGPPGPAYGDTISGTNLAGGIAAALLKRERTGETSVVDVSLLGSGLWSLGHTVALTKHLGQRMEAFPPGTQGSPFNPLVGLYPTADERYISFVMMQPTKFWADVCKHMDLDELADDPRFATAESIAENTAAANEILSEAMQKRTLPEWSERFATLLGPWAPVQDTLQAVEDAQIRANEYLVTAGELELVANPVQFDMSPPQTGPAPGFAEQTDEVLLELGLDWDRIIELKTAGAVT
- a CDS encoding MlaE family ABC transporter permease, giving the protein MARGSGPDRWSPGLPQLSSFAGPMQAVGGLFAMSADAVRFVFRRPFQWREFLDQCWFIARVALVPTLLVAIPFTVLVSFTLNILLRELGAADLSGAGAAFGAVTQIGPLVTVLIVAGAGSTAICADLGSRTIREEIEAMEVLGINPVQRLVTPRMLAAGLVALLLNSFVVVIGILGGYSFSVFIQDVNPGAFAAGITLLTGVPEVIISCVKALLFGLIAGLVACYRGLSITGGGAKAVGNAVNETVVYAFMALFVINVLVTAIGIRMTTG
- a CDS encoding SDR family NAD(P)-dependent oxidoreductase → MKNAVVTGGGSGIGHAVAHRLRADGMNVAILDLNPSDADNSYVADVTDRAQVDAALDAVRAQLGPVTVLVNAAGLEKFKRFTDISFEEWQRVVDVNLNGVFHCIQAVLPDMIEAGWGRIVNISSSSTHSGQPFMSPYVAAKSAVNGLTKSLALEYGPSGITVNAVPPGFIDTPMLRKSEERGYLTVQQTIESTPVRRIGRPEDIAAACAFLISEEAGYITGQILGVNGGRNT